The Pseudomonas sp. LFM046 region CCCGGAAACGCGCCGCAAGGGGCTGTTCGTCAACGAGAACTTCACCACCCACATCCTCGATATCCCCGAGGACGAAAGCCGGCAGATCCTCGCCGAGTTGTTCGCCCACAGCGCCCGCCCCGAATTTATCTACCGCCACCCGTGGCAGCCCCACGACCTGGTGTTCTGGGACAACCGCGCGCTGATCCACCTGGCCACCGGCTGCCCCAACCACCTGCGCCGGCGCATGCACCGCACCACCATCCAGGGCGACGCCCCGTTCTGATCCGCTGAGCCTTTCTCGCGATCCCTTTTTCATGGAGCTTCATATGTCTCTAGGCAAACGCTTTCCTTTCATTCCGCGCTTTGGCCGACTGGCCGGCACCCTGGGCCTCGGTCTCAGCCTGTTGACGGCGGGGCTCGCGACGCCCTCCGTGGCCCAGGCCGAAGGCGAGATCCGCATCGCCGAACAGTTCGGCGTGGTCTACCTGTTGCTCAACGTGGTCCGCGACCAGCACCTGATCGAGAAGCACGGCAAGGCCGAGGGCCTCGACATCAAGGTGGACTGGACCCAGCTGTCCGGCGGAGCCGCGGTGAACGATGCGCTGCTGGCCGGCTCCATCGACATTGCCGGCGCCGGCATCGGCCCCCTGCTGACCATCTGGGACCGCACCCACGGCCGGCAGAACGTCAAGGGTGTGGCATCCCTGGGCAACTTCCCCTACTACCTGGTGAGCAACAATCCCAAGGTCAAGACAATCGCCGACCTGAGCGACAAGGACCGCATCGCCGTGCCCGCCGTGGGCGTTTCCGTGCAGTCGCGCTTCCTCCAGTACGCCGCCGCCAAGCAGTGGGGCGACAAGGCGTACGACCGTCTGGACAAGTACACCGTGGCCCTGCCGCACCCCGACGCCACTGCCGCGTTGAAGGCCGGCGGCACCGAGCTGACCGGGCACTTCTCCAACCCGCCGTTCCAGAACCAGGCCCTGGAGAACCCTGACGTGCACGTGGTGCTCGACACCTACGAACTGCTCGGCCCGAACTCGCCCACCGTGCTCTACACCACCGAGAAGTTTCGCCAGGACAACCCGAAGACCTACAAGGCCTTCGTCGCCGCGCTGGCCGAGGCCGCCGACTTCGCCCAGAAGGACAAGGGCGCGGCCGCCGACACCTATATCCGCGTGACAGGCGCCAAGGTCAGCCGCGAGGACCTGCTGAAGGTGATCGGCAACGAGCAGATCCAGTTCAGCGTGAACCCCACCAACACCTACCCGCTGGCGG contains the following coding sequences:
- a CDS encoding ABC transporter substrate-binding protein; this encodes MSLGKRFPFIPRFGRLAGTLGLGLSLLTAGLATPSVAQAEGEIRIAEQFGVVYLLLNVVRDQHLIEKHGKAEGLDIKVDWTQLSGGAAVNDALLAGSIDIAGAGIGPLLTIWDRTHGRQNVKGVASLGNFPYYLVSNNPKVKTIADLSDKDRIAVPAVGVSVQSRFLQYAAAKQWGDKAYDRLDKYTVALPHPDATAALKAGGTELTGHFSNPPFQNQALENPDVHVVLDTYELLGPNSPTVLYTTEKFRQDNPKTYKAFVAALAEAADFAQKDKGAAADTYIRVTGAKVSREDLLKVIGNEQIQFSVNPTNTYPLADFLHRVGAIKNKPASWQDYFFQDEAHPLQGS